From Streptomyces sp. TLI_235, a single genomic window includes:
- a CDS encoding putative RNA 2'-phosphotransferase, translated as MMDEKQTVRVSKRLSRILRHDPGSVGITLDGAGWVRVDTLLAALARQGRAVSKAELDHVVETNNKRRFAFSDDGLSIRASQGHTVDIDLGLPPSDPPAVLYHGTTGRVLEAIFREGLRPMARQDVHLSADTETAVRVGSRHGRPVVLAVDAAGMARDGHEFRVSANGVWLTDTVPPGYLRKA; from the coding sequence ATGATGGACGAGAAGCAGACGGTCAGAGTCTCCAAGCGGCTGTCCCGCATCCTGCGGCACGACCCCGGTTCGGTCGGCATCACCCTGGACGGGGCCGGCTGGGTCCGGGTGGACACCCTGCTGGCCGCGCTGGCCCGGCAGGGCCGCGCGGTCAGCAAGGCCGAGCTGGACCACGTCGTGGAGACCAACAACAAGCGCCGTTTCGCCTTCTCCGACGACGGCCTCTCGATCCGCGCCAGCCAGGGCCACACGGTCGACATCGACCTCGGCCTGCCGCCCAGCGACCCGCCCGCGGTGCTGTACCACGGCACCACCGGGCGGGTCCTGGAGGCGATCTTCCGCGAGGGGCTGCGTCCGATGGCCCGCCAGGACGTGCACCTCTCCGCGGACACCGAGACGGCCGTCCGGGTCGGCTCCCGGCACGGCCGCCCGGTCGTCCTGGCCGTGGACGCCGCCGGGATGGCCCGCGACGGCCACGAGTTCCGGGTCAGCGCCAACGGCGTCTGGCTCACCGACACCGTCCCGCCCGGGTACCTGCGGAAAGCCTGA